One genomic segment of Streptomyces sp. RKND-216 includes these proteins:
- a CDS encoding GNAT family protein has product MFALPLGDDAQLRPLEPSHAEEFLAHIDRARPHVDPWIPWATFSTDLASATAVLQRYADRQAQDAARIYGVWLDGTLVGGVMFTKFDAAEGVCEVGCWLEADGAGRGLVTRACRALIDWAFTERGMSRVEWWVATGNDRSIDVARRLGMTRDGVLRGRSAYRGVRRDTEIWSVLREEWERPASSDKAEIDALTRVFLGAFTNTGGSRPDVDAIREVFIPQGRIISNVGGALVTYDLDAFIEPRREMLTDGRLTEFSEREVSERTEIFGSIAHRFSAYRKSGYLAGEWFEGSGAKTTQFVRTPAGWRMSSLLWDDAA; this is encoded by the coding sequence GTGTTCGCGCTGCCGCTCGGAGACGACGCTCAGCTCCGCCCCCTGGAGCCCTCGCACGCCGAAGAGTTCCTCGCCCACATCGACAGAGCCCGCCCGCACGTCGACCCGTGGATACCCTGGGCGACGTTCAGCACCGACCTGGCCTCCGCCACGGCCGTCCTCCAGCGCTACGCCGACCGCCAGGCCCAGGACGCAGCCCGGATCTACGGGGTGTGGCTGGACGGCACGCTGGTCGGCGGCGTCATGTTCACGAAGTTCGACGCCGCCGAGGGGGTGTGCGAGGTCGGCTGCTGGCTGGAGGCGGACGGGGCCGGCCGGGGGCTGGTGACCCGGGCGTGCCGGGCGCTGATCGACTGGGCGTTCACGGAGCGCGGCATGAGCCGGGTCGAATGGTGGGTCGCGACGGGCAACGACCGCAGCATCGACGTCGCCCGCCGGCTCGGCATGACCCGCGACGGCGTGCTGCGGGGGCGTTCCGCGTACCGGGGCGTGCGGCGCGACACCGAGATCTGGTCGGTGCTCCGCGAGGAGTGGGAACGCCCGGCCTCTTCGGACAAGGCCGAGATCGACGCCCTGACACGGGTGTTCCTCGGCGCGTTCACCAACACCGGCGGTAGCCGGCCGGACGTCGACGCCATCCGTGAGGTGTTCATCCCGCAGGGGCGGATCATCAGCAACGTCGGGGGCGCCCTCGTGACGTACGACCTCGACGCCTTCATCGAGCCCCGGCGGGAGATGCTCACCGACGGGAGGCTGACGGAGTTCTCCGAGCGGGAGGTCTCCGAGCGGACCGAGATCTTCGGCTCGATCGCGCACCGCTTCAGCGCATACCGCAAGTCCGGATACCTCGCGGGCGAGTGGTTCGAGGGCTCCGGTGCCAAGACCACCCAGTTCGTGCGGACGCCGGCCGGCTGGCGGATGAGCTCGCTGCTCTGGGACGACGCCGCGTAG
- a CDS encoding response regulator transcription factor — protein sequence MTRVLLAEDDASISEPLARALRREGYEVEVREDGPGALEAGLRDAIDLVVLDLGLPGMDGLEVCRRLRNEGHAFPVLVLTARADEVDTVVGLDAGADDYVTKPFRLAELLARVRALLRRGAATEAAAPPATHGVRIDAESHRAWMGEEELHLTAKEFDLLRVLVRDAGRVVTRDQLMREVWDTTWWSSTKTLDMHISWLRKKLGDDAANPRFIATVRGVGFRFEKS from the coding sequence ATGACCCGTGTACTGCTCGCCGAGGATGACGCGTCCATCTCGGAACCGCTGGCCAGAGCCCTGCGCCGGGAGGGATACGAGGTCGAGGTCAGGGAGGACGGCCCCGGCGCCCTGGAAGCCGGGCTGCGCGACGCCATCGACCTGGTCGTGCTGGACCTGGGCCTGCCCGGCATGGACGGCCTGGAGGTCTGCCGGCGGCTGCGCAACGAGGGCCACGCGTTCCCTGTGCTGGTCCTCACCGCACGGGCCGACGAGGTGGACACGGTCGTCGGCCTCGACGCGGGCGCCGACGACTACGTCACCAAGCCCTTCCGCCTCGCCGAGCTGCTCGCCCGGGTCCGCGCCCTGCTGCGCCGGGGCGCCGCCACCGAGGCCGCCGCCCCGCCCGCCACGCACGGCGTACGCATCGACGCCGAGTCGCACCGCGCGTGGATGGGCGAGGAGGAACTTCACCTCACCGCCAAGGAGTTCGACCTGCTGCGGGTGCTGGTGCGGGACGCGGGCCGGGTCGTCACCCGCGACCAGCTGATGCGCGAGGTCTGGGACACCACCTGGTGGTCGTCGACCAAGACCCTCGACATGCACATCTCCTGGCTGCGCAAGAAGCTCGGCGACGACGCCGCCAACCCGCGCTTCATCGCCACCGTGCGCGGGGTCGGCTTCCGTTTCGAGAAGAGCTGA
- the hutI gene encoding imidazolonepropionase: MTKSTLIRNIGTLVTNDPTLGEGPLGVIEGAALVLDGDRVAWAGPGADAPATDEAHDAEGRAVLPGFVDSHSHLVFAGDRTREFAARMSGRPYTAGGIRSTVAATRAASDAELGANLARYLREALCQGTTTQETKSGYGLTPEQEARALRIAGEHTDEVTYLGAHIVAPEFADDPAGYVAQVTGPMLDACAPHARWVDVFCEQGAFDGDQARAILTAGKARGLTPRIHANQLSYGPGVRLGVELGAASADHCTHLTDADVDALAQGETVATLLPGCEFSTRAVYPDARRLLDAGATVALSTDCNPGSSFTSSMPFCIAVAVREMGMTPDEAVWGATAGGARALRREDVGRLSPGAYADLVLLDAPSHVHLAYRPGVPLTAAVWRRGVREV, translated from the coding sequence ATGACCAAGAGCACCCTCATCCGCAACATCGGCACCCTCGTCACCAACGACCCCACCCTCGGGGAGGGTCCCCTCGGCGTGATCGAGGGGGCGGCCCTCGTCCTCGACGGGGACCGCGTCGCCTGGGCGGGCCCGGGAGCCGACGCCCCCGCGACAGACGAGGCCCACGACGCCGAGGGGCGCGCCGTCCTCCCCGGCTTCGTCGACTCCCACTCGCACCTGGTCTTCGCCGGCGACCGCACCCGCGAGTTCGCCGCACGCATGTCGGGCCGCCCCTACACCGCCGGCGGCATCCGCAGCACGGTCGCCGCGACCCGTGCCGCCTCCGACGCCGAGCTGGGCGCCAACCTGGCCCGCTACCTGCGCGAGGCGCTGTGTCAGGGCACCACCACGCAGGAGACCAAGTCCGGCTACGGCCTCACTCCCGAGCAGGAGGCCCGCGCGCTGCGCATCGCGGGGGAGCACACCGACGAGGTGACCTACCTCGGCGCGCACATCGTCGCGCCGGAGTTCGCCGACGACCCGGCCGGATACGTCGCGCAGGTCACCGGTCCGATGCTGGACGCCTGCGCCCCGCACGCCCGCTGGGTGGACGTGTTCTGCGAGCAGGGCGCGTTCGACGGCGACCAGGCCCGCGCCATCCTCACCGCCGGCAAGGCGAGGGGCCTCACCCCGCGCATCCACGCCAACCAGCTTTCCTACGGTCCGGGGGTGCGGCTCGGCGTGGAGCTGGGCGCGGCCTCCGCCGACCACTGCACGCACCTCACCGACGCCGACGTGGACGCCCTGGCCCAGGGGGAGACGGTCGCCACGCTGCTGCCGGGCTGCGAGTTCTCCACCCGCGCCGTCTACCCGGACGCCCGGCGGCTGCTCGACGCGGGCGCGACCGTGGCGCTGTCCACGGACTGTAACCCGGGGTCGTCGTTCACCTCGTCCATGCCGTTCTGCATCGCGGTCGCGGTGCGGGAGATGGGCATGACCCCGGACGAGGCGGTGTGGGGTGCCACCGCGGGAGGAGCCCGCGCCCTGCGCCGCGAGGACGTGGGCCGGCTGTCGCCGGGCGCGTACGCCGACCTGGTCCTGCTCGACGCCCCCTCCCACGTCCACCTGGCGTACCGTCCGGGCGTTCCCCTCACCGCCGCCGTGTGGCGCCGCGGCGTCCGCGAAGTCTGA
- a CDS encoding allantoate amidohydrolase, with amino-acid sequence MWRDLAPVGRDTATRGYRRYAWTGADADCRAWFREQAESRGLTYELDRNGNQWAWLGDPTAGDAVVTGSHLDSVPDGGAFDGPLGVVSSFAALDEMLARGARPSRPLAVTNFGDEEGARFGLACVGSRLAAGQLTVEKAHALRDADGVTLPQAMERAGYDPEAIGPDPERLARIGAFVELHVEQGRALADTPHPVGVASAIWPHGRWRFDFHGEANHAGTTRLDDRRDPMLTYANTVLAARKKARLAGALATFGKVAVEPNGVNAIPSLVRGWLDSRAADEDTLAAVVAQIEQAATERGGRDGVRVNVTRESFTPVVEFAHALRDRLGARLGGVPVLPTGAGHDAGILSAAVPTAMLYVRNPTGVSHSPAEFAEEDDCVAGVTALADVLEDLACQPTTSR; translated from the coding sequence ATGTGGCGGGACCTCGCACCCGTCGGCCGGGACACGGCGACGCGCGGCTACCGGCGCTACGCCTGGACGGGCGCCGACGCCGACTGCCGTGCCTGGTTCCGGGAACAGGCCGAGTCCCGGGGGCTGACCTACGAGCTGGACCGCAACGGCAACCAGTGGGCCTGGCTCGGCGACCCCACAGCCGGCGACGCCGTCGTCACCGGCTCGCATCTGGACTCCGTGCCGGACGGCGGAGCCTTCGACGGCCCGCTGGGCGTCGTGTCGTCCTTCGCCGCGCTCGACGAGATGCTCGCCCGCGGCGCGCGGCCGAGCAGGCCGCTCGCCGTCACCAACTTCGGCGACGAGGAGGGCGCCCGCTTCGGCCTGGCCTGCGTCGGCTCCCGCCTGGCCGCCGGACAGCTCACCGTCGAGAAGGCGCACGCGCTGCGCGACGCCGACGGCGTGACGCTGCCGCAGGCGATGGAGCGCGCCGGGTACGACCCGGAGGCCATCGGCCCCGACCCCGAACGCCTCGCCCGCATCGGCGCGTTCGTTGAGCTGCACGTCGAGCAGGGCCGTGCCCTGGCCGACACGCCGCACCCGGTGGGCGTCGCGTCCGCGATCTGGCCGCACGGCCGCTGGCGGTTCGACTTCCACGGCGAGGCCAACCACGCGGGCACGACCCGCCTGGACGACCGCCGGGACCCGATGCTCACGTATGCCAACACCGTCCTCGCCGCCCGCAAGAAGGCGCGGCTCGCCGGCGCCCTGGCCACCTTCGGCAAGGTGGCCGTCGAGCCGAACGGCGTCAACGCCATCCCCTCGCTGGTGCGCGGCTGGCTGGACTCCCGAGCCGCCGACGAGGACACCCTCGCCGCCGTCGTCGCCCAGATTGAGCAGGCCGCGACCGAGCGCGGCGGCCGCGACGGCGTGCGGGTGAACGTCACCCGGGAGTCGTTCACCCCGGTCGTGGAGTTCGCGCACGCCCTGCGCGACCGGCTTGGGGCACGCCTCGGCGGGGTACCGGTGCTCCCCACGGGCGCCGGACACGACGCGGGAATCCTCTCCGCCGCCGTGCCGACCGCCATGCTGTACGTACGGAACCCGACCGGCGTCTCGCACTCGCCGGCCGAGTTCGCGGAGGAGGACGACTGCGTGGCCGGAGTGACCGCACTCGCCGACGTACTGGAGGATCTCGCGTGTCAGCCGACAACCAGCAGGTGA
- a CDS encoding ATP-binding protein has protein sequence MSTTRPFPADRGQEPDGAAPSAAVPEAERERPLSQVRRLRLVGAGGTVSRARDFTRRALQDWGWLPAVNADQRAAAEDVLLVVSELVTNACLHAGGPEELRIGSGPKLLRLEVVDAGSGAPSTRTPHRPGRPGGHGMFIVQRLCMDWGVVRNADGAGKTVWAELAAPA, from the coding sequence ATGAGCACCACCCGGCCGTTTCCGGCGGACCGCGGCCAGGAGCCCGACGGCGCCGCGCCGTCCGCTGCGGTGCCGGAGGCCGAGCGGGAGCGGCCGCTGAGCCAGGTGCGCAGGCTGCGCCTCGTCGGTGCCGGCGGCACCGTCTCGCGAGCACGTGACTTCACTCGCAGAGCGCTCCAGGACTGGGGCTGGCTGCCCGCTGTGAACGCGGATCAGCGTGCCGCGGCCGAGGACGTGCTGCTCGTCGTCTCCGAGCTGGTCACCAATGCCTGCCTGCACGCCGGCGGTCCCGAGGAACTGCGTATCGGCAGCGGCCCGAAGCTGCTGCGGCTGGAGGTCGTGGACGCCGGCAGCGGCGCCCCCTCCACCCGCACCCCGCACCGGCCCGGCCGTCCCGGCGGGCACGGCATGTTCATCGTTCAGCGGCTCTGCATGGACTGGGGCGTCGTCCGCAACGCCGACGGCGCCGGCAAGACGGTCTGGGCCGAACTGGCCGCCCCTGCCTGA
- a CDS encoding formimidoylglutamate deiminase, which yields MSADNQQVTTTYWAEYAWLDGTVEPGVALDVSADGRILAVGTGVTAPPPGAEPLRGLTIPGLANAHSHAFHRALRGTVQVGSGTFWTWRETMYQVASRLTPESYFALARAVYAEMALAGITCVGEFHYLHHDRDGRPYGDPNAMGGALIAAAAEAGIRLTLLDTCYLSSGFGREPERHQLRFSDGTAEAWAERAGRLHADEDGTVRLGAAVHSVRAVPARELGTVAQWAEERQAPLHVHLSEQPAENEACREAHGCTPAELLAEHGVTGPRTTAVHATHLTDGDIALLGGSSTGVCMCPTTERDLADGIGPAAAVRRAGSPLSLGSDSHAVIDLLEEARAMELDERLRTRSRGHWTAAQLLRAATEDGHRALGWPQTGRLEAGMLADFTTVALDSVRTAGPAARMATEAVVFAATAADVRHTVVNGTHVVRDGVHTTVPDVPGALADAIAAVHM from the coding sequence GTGTCAGCCGACAACCAGCAGGTGACGACGACGTACTGGGCCGAGTACGCCTGGCTCGACGGCACCGTCGAGCCAGGCGTCGCCCTCGACGTGAGCGCCGACGGCCGCATCCTGGCCGTCGGCACCGGCGTCACCGCGCCGCCGCCCGGCGCCGAGCCGCTGCGCGGCCTCACGATCCCCGGCCTCGCCAACGCCCACAGTCACGCCTTCCACCGCGCGCTGCGCGGCACCGTCCAGGTCGGGTCCGGCACCTTCTGGACCTGGCGGGAGACCATGTACCAGGTCGCCTCGCGGCTCACCCCCGAGTCGTACTTCGCGCTGGCCCGCGCCGTCTACGCGGAGATGGCGCTGGCCGGCATCACCTGCGTCGGCGAGTTCCACTACCTGCACCACGACCGCGACGGCCGGCCCTACGGCGACCCGAACGCGATGGGCGGAGCGCTGATCGCGGCGGCGGCGGAGGCCGGCATCCGGCTGACCCTGCTGGACACCTGCTACCTCTCGTCCGGCTTCGGCCGGGAGCCGGAGCGACACCAGCTCCGCTTCTCCGACGGCACCGCCGAGGCGTGGGCGGAACGGGCGGGACGGCTGCACGCCGACGAGGACGGCACCGTGCGCCTCGGGGCCGCCGTGCACTCCGTGCGCGCCGTCCCCGCGCGGGAGCTGGGCACCGTGGCGCAGTGGGCGGAGGAGCGGCAGGCGCCGCTGCACGTCCACCTCTCCGAACAGCCCGCCGAGAACGAGGCGTGCCGCGAGGCGCACGGCTGCACCCCCGCCGAACTGCTCGCCGAGCACGGCGTCACCGGCCCGCGCACGACGGCCGTGCACGCCACGCACCTCACCGACGGCGACATCGCGCTGCTCGGCGGCTCGTCGACCGGCGTGTGCATGTGCCCCACGACGGAGCGTGACCTCGCCGACGGCATCGGCCCGGCGGCCGCCGTGCGGCGCGCCGGCAGCCCCCTCTCGCTGGGCAGCGACAGCCACGCCGTCATCGACCTGCTGGAAGAGGCCCGCGCGATGGAGCTGGACGAACGGCTCCGCACGCGCAGCCGCGGCCACTGGACGGCCGCGCAGCTGCTGCGGGCGGCGACCGAGGACGGTCATCGGGCGCTGGGCTGGCCGCAGACGGGCAGGCTGGAGGCCGGGATGCTCGCGGACTTCACCACCGTCGCCCTGGACTCCGTGCGGACGGCCGGGCCCGCGGCCCGGATGGCGACCGAGGCGGTGGTCTTCGCGGCGACGGCGGCCGACGTGCGGCACACGGTCGTCAACGGCACGCACGTCGTCCGGGACGGTGTCCACACGACGGTCCCGGACGTCCCCGGAGCGCTGGCCGACGCCATCGCGGCGGTCCACATGTGA
- a CDS encoding oligopeptide:H+ symporter, producing MASSLTKAGTGTTGERTFFGHPRGLATLFMTEMWERFSFYGMRALLVLYLTAQVADGGLAMKASTATALYAVYNATVYLLALPGGWFGDRVWGPRKTTAIAGGIIMTGHFLLAVPFKASFFVGLVFIAAGSGLLKSNISTMVGHLYDGPNDPRRDGGFTIFYMGINIGAFLAPLVIGTVGQKVNWHLGFAMAGVGMGLGLIQFLVGTRSLSARSSLVPSPLSADEKSAAVRKTLIGVAIAAVFYGTITLAGIFSIDWVLWPMSIAGIALPALYFARIRRDQDVTPDERKKMTGFIWFFIAAALFWLIFDQSGSTLTVFAKESTASTLFGFAFPESWFQSLNPLYVMALAPVIAALWVKLGRRNPTTTTKFGLGLTGIGLSFGVMMLAMGVAAATDDRVSPLWLASVYLIMTVAELCLSPVGLSVSTKLAPEKYSSQVMGLWFLAVTAGNCLASIMALIFGEKTGSPVYFGVIGALAVVAGIAFLLNRKKIIRLMGDVH from the coding sequence ATGGCGTCCAGCCTGACGAAGGCCGGAACCGGTACCACCGGCGAACGGACCTTCTTCGGCCACCCGCGCGGTCTGGCCACCCTCTTCATGACCGAGATGTGGGAGCGTTTCAGCTTCTACGGCATGCGTGCCCTGCTGGTCCTCTACCTGACGGCTCAGGTGGCGGACGGCGGCCTGGCCATGAAGGCCTCGACGGCGACCGCGCTGTACGCCGTCTACAACGCCACGGTGTACCTGCTGGCACTGCCCGGCGGCTGGTTCGGCGACCGCGTCTGGGGTCCGCGCAAGACCACCGCCATCGCCGGCGGCATCATCATGACCGGCCACTTCCTGCTGGCCGTGCCGTTCAAGGCCTCGTTCTTCGTCGGCCTGGTCTTCATCGCGGCCGGTTCCGGTCTGCTGAAGTCCAACATCTCCACGATGGTCGGCCACCTCTACGACGGGCCGAACGACCCGCGCCGGGACGGCGGCTTCACCATCTTCTACATGGGCATCAACATCGGTGCCTTCCTCGCTCCGCTCGTCATCGGCACCGTCGGCCAGAAGGTCAACTGGCACCTCGGCTTCGCCATGGCCGGCGTCGGTATGGGCCTGGGGCTCATCCAGTTCCTGGTGGGTACCCGCAGCCTGTCCGCGCGCAGCAGCCTGGTCCCCTCGCCGCTGAGCGCCGACGAGAAGTCCGCGGCCGTCCGGAAGACGCTCATCGGCGTCGCGATCGCCGCGGTCTTCTACGGCACCATCACGCTCGCCGGCATCTTCAGCATCGACTGGGTGCTGTGGCCCATGTCCATCGCGGGCATCGCACTGCCGGCCCTGTACTTCGCCCGCATCCGCCGTGACCAGGACGTCACCCCGGACGAGCGGAAGAAGATGACCGGCTTCATCTGGTTCTTCATCGCCGCCGCGCTCTTCTGGCTGATCTTCGACCAGTCCGGCTCGACGCTGACCGTGTTCGCCAAGGAGTCGACGGCCTCCACGCTGTTCGGGTTCGCCTTCCCGGAGAGCTGGTTCCAGTCGCTGAACCCGCTGTACGTGATGGCGCTCGCCCCGGTCATCGCCGCCCTGTGGGTGAAGCTGGGCCGCCGCAACCCGACCACGACCACCAAGTTCGGCCTGGGCCTCACCGGCATCGGTCTGTCGTTCGGCGTGATGATGCTGGCCATGGGCGTCGCCGCCGCCACCGACGACAGGGTCTCGCCGCTGTGGCTGGCGAGCGTCTACCTCATCATGACCGTGGCGGAACTGTGCCTCTCCCCGGTCGGCCTCTCGGTCTCCACGAAGCTTGCCCCGGAGAAGTACTCCAGCCAGGTCATGGGCCTGTGGTTCCTGGCCGTCACGGCCGGCAACTGCCTGGCGTCCATCATGGCGCTGATCTTCGGTGAGAAGACCGGTTCGCCGGTGTACTTCGGAGTGATCGGTGCGCTCGCCGTCGTCGCGGGCATCGCCTTCCTCCTGAACCGCAAGAAGATCATCCGGCTCATGGGCGACGTGCACTGA
- the hutU gene encoding urocanate hydratase produces the protein MAGPRPVRAPRGTELTARGWQQEAALRMLQNNLDPEVAEHPDKLVVYGGTGKAARDWRSFDAMVRTLQTLKDDETMLVQSGRPVGVMQTHEWAPRVLLANSNLVGDWANWEEFRRLEQLGLTMYGQMTAGSWIYIGTQGILQGTYETFSAVAARKFGGTLAGTLTLTAGLGGMGGAQPLAVTMNDGVVICVECDPSRIERRIEHRYLDVRADSLEHALQLATEARDARRPLSVGLLGNAAEILPRMLEMDAPIDIVTDQTSAHDPLAYLPVGVEFADMADYAAEKPAEFTQRAQESMARHVEAMVGFMDAGAEVFDYGNSIRGEARTAGYTRAFDFPGFVPAYIRPLFCEGKGPFRWAALSGDPKDIAATDKAILDLFPENESLARWIRMAGERVRFQGLPARICWLGYGERDRAGERFNDMVASGELSAPLALGRDHLDCGSVASPYRETESMLDGSDAIADWPLLNAMVNVSSGASWVSLHHGGGVGMGRSIHAGQVTVADGTALAGEKLRRVLTNDPGMGVIRHVDAGYDRADAVAAERGVRVPMREGDDA, from the coding sequence ATGGCAGGACCCCGACCCGTACGGGCGCCGCGCGGCACCGAGCTGACCGCACGGGGCTGGCAGCAGGAGGCCGCCCTGCGGATGCTCCAGAACAACCTCGACCCCGAGGTCGCCGAGCACCCCGACAAGCTGGTCGTCTACGGCGGTACGGGCAAGGCCGCCCGCGACTGGCGGTCCTTCGACGCGATGGTCCGCACGCTGCAGACCCTCAAGGACGACGAGACGATGCTCGTCCAGTCCGGTCGCCCCGTCGGCGTCATGCAGACCCACGAGTGGGCGCCGCGCGTGCTGCTCGCCAACTCCAACCTGGTCGGCGACTGGGCGAACTGGGAGGAGTTCCGGCGCCTGGAACAGCTCGGCCTGACCATGTACGGCCAGATGACCGCCGGTTCCTGGATCTACATCGGCACCCAGGGCATCCTCCAGGGCACCTACGAGACCTTCTCCGCCGTCGCCGCCAGGAAGTTCGGCGGCACGCTCGCCGGCACCCTCACCCTCACCGCCGGCCTCGGCGGCATGGGCGGCGCCCAGCCGCTCGCCGTGACGATGAACGACGGCGTGGTCATCTGCGTCGAGTGCGACCCCTCGCGGATCGAGCGGCGCATCGAGCACCGCTACCTGGACGTGCGCGCCGACTCCCTCGAGCACGCCCTCCAGCTCGCCACCGAGGCGCGGGACGCCCGCCGTCCGCTGTCCGTCGGCCTGCTCGGCAACGCCGCGGAGATCCTTCCCCGGATGCTGGAGATGGACGCCCCCATCGACATCGTCACCGACCAGACCTCCGCCCACGACCCGCTCGCCTACCTTCCCGTCGGCGTCGAGTTCGCCGACATGGCCGACTACGCGGCGGAGAAGCCCGCCGAGTTCACGCAGCGTGCGCAGGAGTCGATGGCCCGGCACGTCGAGGCGATGGTCGGCTTTATGGACGCCGGCGCGGAGGTCTTCGACTACGGCAATTCGATCCGCGGCGAGGCCCGGACAGCGGGCTACACGCGCGCCTTCGACTTCCCCGGCTTCGTCCCCGCCTACATCCGGCCGCTGTTCTGCGAGGGCAAGGGCCCCTTCCGCTGGGCCGCGCTCTCCGGCGACCCCAAGGACATCGCCGCCACCGACAAGGCGATCCTCGACCTCTTCCCCGAGAACGAGTCGCTCGCCCGCTGGATCCGGATGGCCGGTGAACGCGTCCGCTTCCAGGGCCTGCCCGCCCGTATCTGCTGGCTCGGCTACGGCGAACGCGACCGCGCGGGCGAACGCTTCAACGACATGGTGGCGAGCGGCGAGCTCTCCGCACCGCTGGCGCTCGGCCGCGACCACCTCGACTGCGGCTCGGTGGCCTCCCCGTACCGCGAGACCGAGTCCATGCTCGACGGGTCCGACGCCATCGCCGACTGGCCGCTGCTCAACGCCATGGTCAACGTGTCCTCCGGTGCGTCCTGGGTGTCGCTCCACCACGGTGGCGGCGTCGGCATGGGCCGGTCGATCCACGCCGGGCAGGTAACCGTCGCCGACGGCACCGCACTGGCCGGCGAGAAGCTGCGCCGCGTCCTGACGAACGACCCGGGGATGGGCGTCATCCGCCACGTCGACGCGGGCTACGACCGCGCCGACGCCGTCGCGGCGGAGCGCGGCGTCCGCGTCCCCATGCGCGAGGGTGACGACGCGTGA
- a CDS encoding RNA polymerase sigma factor SigF, whose product MEDTMSPRLDHGISETTDPAVTDALSLESLGTSPDASPDTLAHAVEASAVHAPEGVVGDILEQLHLPELPSFEDVGPVDARALSKTLFERLESLDEGTHEYSYVRNTLVELNLALVKFAASRFRSRSEPMEDIVQVGTIGLIKAIDRFETDRGVEFPTFAMPTIVGEIKRFFRDTSWSVRVPRRLQELRLDLAKAGDELAQRLDRAPTVDELAERLGLCRDEVVEGMAASNAYTASSLDAQPEEDDSEGALADRIGYEDNGLEGIEYVESLKPLIADLAPRDRTILSLRFVANMTQSEIGEELGISQMHVSRLLARTLGRLRKGLMIEE is encoded by the coding sequence ATGGAGGACACCATGTCACCCCGGCTCGATCACGGGATATCGGAGACCACCGACCCGGCCGTTACGGACGCTCTGTCCCTGGAGTCCCTGGGCACGAGCCCGGACGCGAGCCCGGACACCCTCGCTCACGCCGTCGAGGCGTCCGCGGTCCACGCCCCCGAGGGGGTCGTCGGCGACATCCTCGAACAGCTCCACCTGCCGGAACTGCCCTCCTTCGAGGACGTCGGACCGGTCGACGCGCGGGCCCTGTCCAAGACCCTCTTCGAGCGCCTCGAGAGCCTCGACGAAGGGACGCACGAGTACTCCTACGTCCGCAACACGCTGGTCGAGCTCAACCTCGCGCTGGTGAAGTTCGCGGCCTCCCGCTTCCGCTCCCGCAGCGAGCCGATGGAGGACATCGTCCAGGTGGGCACGATCGGCCTGATCAAGGCGATCGACCGCTTCGAGACCGACCGCGGCGTGGAGTTCCCCACCTTCGCGATGCCGACCATCGTCGGCGAGATCAAGCGCTTCTTCCGCGACACCTCGTGGTCCGTGCGCGTCCCGCGCCGGCTGCAGGAGCTCCGCCTCGACCTGGCCAAGGCCGGCGACGAGCTCGCCCAGCGCCTGGACCGCGCCCCCACCGTGGACGAGCTGGCCGAACGGCTCGGCCTCTGCCGCGACGAGGTGGTCGAGGGCATGGCCGCCTCCAACGCCTACACCGCGAGCTCGCTGGACGCGCAGCCGGAGGAGGACGACTCCGAAGGCGCCCTCGCCGACCGCATCGGCTACGAGGACAACGGCCTGGAGGGCATCGAGTACGTCGAGTCCCTGAAGCCGCTGATCGCCGACCTCGCGCCGCGCGACCGCACGATCCTGTCGCTGCGCTTCGTTGCGAACATGACGCAGTCGGAGATCGGCGAGGAGCTGGGCATCTCGCAGATGCACGTCTCCCGGCTGCTCGCCCGCACCCTGGGCAGGCTCCGCAAGGGCCTGATGATCGAGGAGTGA
- a CDS encoding STAS domain-containing protein yields the protein MDRGVPGGASRGRLTVDVRHRGASAVLTPAGELDHHTAELFSEPLERCVEEGYSRLVVDCSRLEFCDSTGLNVLLGARLRAEAAGGAVHLAGMRPAVARVFEITGADAVFTVHPDLDSALSSAAGA from the coding sequence ATGGACCGCGGGGTACCCGGGGGAGCGAGCCGAGGTCGGCTGACGGTCGACGTCCGGCACCGGGGCGCCAGCGCCGTACTGACGCCTGCGGGTGAGCTTGATCACCACACGGCCGAGCTGTTCAGCGAGCCGCTGGAGCGTTGCGTCGAGGAGGGGTACAGCCGCCTCGTCGTCGACTGCTCGCGGCTGGAGTTCTGCGACTCGACGGGCCTCAACGTGCTGCTCGGCGCCCGCCTCCGGGCGGAGGCCGCCGGAGGTGCCGTCCACCTGGCCGGGATGCGCCCGGCCGTCGCCCGGGTGTTCGAGATCACCGGGGCGGACGCCGTGTTCACCGTGCATCCGGACCTCGACAGCGCGCTGTCGAGCGCTGCCGGTGCGTAG